A stretch of Dysidea avara chromosome 5, odDysAvar1.4, whole genome shotgun sequence DNA encodes these proteins:
- the LOC136255663 gene encoding fibrinogen-like protein A, giving the protein MIVLYIVIISLFTTGITATSNCLQKIKEAKRNAVKYQYPCGLPSPENCCIFKENPFDQSPCGVYKMNNWCSGRLTVVGMYCDTTTDNGGWTVIQRRKDGSENFNRSWADYERGFGNLSREFWYGLKAINCLTKTGQWELRVDFELPDKTRSYLHYNQFRVGSASEEYPLTIGGFTGITSTDPFSTGGHNGQKFSTYDNDNDKWSRNCAVGVGRVKGSGGWWHNDCWHVNFNIPYNPAQYGCLYLSRKWFNPSWLEMKIRPLNCATE; this is encoded by the coding sequence ATGATAGTACTATACATTGTCATCATCTCACTATTCACAACTGGGATAACTGCTACTTCCAATTGTCTTCAAAAGATAAAAGAGGCAAAGAGGAATGCAGTGAAATATCAGTATCCTTGTGGCTTACCATCTCCAGAAAATTGTTGCATTTTCAAAGAGAACCCATTTGACCAGTCCCCATGTGGTGTGTACAAAATGAATAACTGGTGTAGTGGGAGACTGACAGTAGTTGGTATGTACTGTGACACTACCACTGATAATGGAGGATGGACGGTGATACAGAGGAGGAAAGATGGATCTGAGAATTTTAACCGATCATGGGCTGACTATGAGAGAGGATTTGGAAACCTGAGCAGGGAATTTTGGTACGGGCTTAAAGCCATTAACTGTCTTACCAAAACTGGCCAATGGGAGCTAAGAGTAGATTTTGAATTACCCGACAAGACCAGATCATATCTTCACTACAACCAATTTAGAGTAGGAAGTGCTAGTGAAGAATACCCACTAACCATTGGTGGGTTTACTGGTATCACTTCTACTGACCCATTCTCTACTGGTGGTCACAATGGCCAAAAGTTTAGCACATATGATAATGACAATGACAAATGGAGTAGAAACTGTGCAGTAGGTGTAGGCAGAGTTAAAGGCAGTGGAGGATGGTGGCACAATGACTGCTGGCATGTCAACTTCAACATTCCATACAATCCTGCTCAGTATGGGTGTCTATACCTTTCCCGCAAATGGTTCAACCCGAGTTGGTTAGAAATGAAGATACGTCCTCTCAACTGTGCAACTGAGTGA